The following coding sequences are from one Thermostaphylospora chromogena window:
- a CDS encoding dolichyl-phosphate-mannose--protein mannosyltransferase: MRDGVLWGWIGPLLVTAFAAVLRLHELGRPHDVVFDETYYAKDAFSLIRFGVERATYGTNDDPIADRMLLRGDLDIFERCVPPDAAPCPEYVVHPPLGKWMIGVGEWLFGVTPFGWRVAAAVAGVVSVLIVARVARRMTRSTLLGCLAGLLLAVDGLHFVLSRTALLDVFLMMWVLAGFACLVADRDWARARLAAWVEQRGGVTGAGLEGVGPSLGWRPWRIAAGVCLGAACAVKWSGIFFLIAFGVMSLVWDAGARRAAGLRTPYRGAVRLDAQGAFGALALVPAAVYVLSWTGWFASPLGYGRNWDRATSQGPVYFVFDSVRSWIGYQLSALNFHTGLEDDHPYQSEPWQWPMLLRPVVFHYSDEPEGGCGAAKCSEEILGVGTPVIWFAAILALIAMIAWYVATRDWRAGAVLLAYAAGWLPWFYYAIADNRTMFLFYMAPLLPFMVLTIVLAAGLLIGPAGAPARRTTLGAAVTGAFTLLALANFAWLYPVLSAEPLMFEEWRARMLWPSWI, encoded by the coding sequence ATGCGGGACGGTGTGCTGTGGGGGTGGATCGGCCCGCTGCTGGTCACCGCCTTCGCGGCGGTCCTGCGCCTTCACGAGCTGGGGCGGCCGCACGATGTGGTCTTCGACGAGACCTACTACGCCAAGGACGCCTTCTCCCTGATCAGATTCGGTGTGGAGCGGGCCACGTACGGCACCAACGACGATCCGATCGCCGACCGCATGCTGCTCCGCGGCGACCTCGACATCTTCGAACGCTGCGTTCCCCCCGACGCCGCGCCGTGCCCCGAATACGTGGTTCATCCGCCGTTGGGGAAGTGGATGATCGGTGTGGGGGAGTGGCTGTTCGGGGTCACGCCGTTCGGGTGGCGGGTCGCGGCGGCGGTGGCCGGTGTGGTGTCGGTGTTGATCGTGGCGCGGGTGGCGCGGCGGATGACCCGTTCGACGCTGCTGGGGTGTCTGGCGGGGCTGCTGCTGGCGGTGGACGGGCTGCATTTCGTGCTCAGCCGTACCGCGCTGCTGGATGTGTTCTTGATGATGTGGGTGCTGGCGGGGTTCGCGTGCCTGGTGGCCGACCGGGACTGGGCGCGGGCGCGGCTGGCGGCCTGGGTTGAGCAGCGTGGTGGTGTCACCGGGGCCGGGCTGGAGGGCGTGGGGCCGTCGCTGGGGTGGCGGCCGTGGCGGATCGCGGCGGGGGTGTGCCTGGGCGCGGCGTGCGCGGTGAAGTGGAGCGGGATCTTCTTTTTGATCGCGTTCGGGGTGATGTCGCTGGTGTGGGACGCCGGAGCCCGCCGCGCCGCCGGCCTGCGCACCCCCTACCGGGGAGCCGTCCGGCTGGACGCGCAGGGAGCGTTCGGCGCGCTCGCCCTGGTCCCCGCCGCGGTCTACGTGCTGTCGTGGACCGGCTGGTTCGCCTCCCCGCTCGGCTACGGCCGCAACTGGGACCGCGCGACCTCCCAGGGGCCGGTCTACTTCGTCTTCGACTCGGTGCGGTCGTGGATCGGCTACCAGCTCTCGGCGCTGAACTTCCACACCGGCCTGGAGGACGACCATCCCTACCAGTCCGAGCCGTGGCAGTGGCCGATGCTGCTGCGCCCGGTGGTCTTCCACTACTCCGACGAACCGGAGGGCGGCTGCGGTGCGGCGAAGTGCTCGGAGGAGATCCTCGGAGTCGGCACGCCCGTCATCTGGTTCGCGGCGATCCTCGCGCTCATCGCCATGATCGCGTGGTACGTCGCCACCCGCGACTGGCGGGCCGGAGCGGTCCTGCTCGCCTACGCCGCCGGCTGGCTGCCGTGGTTCTACTACGCCATCGCCGACAACCGCACCATGTTCCTGTTCTACATGGCCCCCCTGCTGCCCTTCATGGTGCTGACGATCGTCCTGGCCGCCGGACTGCTCATCGGCCCGGCGGGCGCCCCCGCCCGGCGCACGACGCTCGGCGCGGCGGTGACCGGCGCCTTCACACTGCTCGCCCTGGCGAACTTCGCCTGGCTCTACCCCGTGCTCAGCGCGGAGCCGCTGATGTTCGAGGAGTGGCGGGCTCGGATGCTGTGGCCGAGCTGGATCTGA